The Streptococcus respiraculi sequence CCTCAATCTTAGCTAAAACAGTCGACTTGCGCTCGCTTAGCGCTGTCAAGGACTTGTCCAAATCGATGATGGACTTGATGACAACCTCATCTAGATTTCCTGTCATTTCCTTACGATAACGAGCGATAAAGGGAATGGTATTGCCCTCTGCAGTCAGGGTCAAAACCGTTTCAATTTGCTTTAAACTAACACCCAAATCTTGGGCAATTTTCAAATATTTTTCTTCCATAATCCTTATTATATCATGGATGTTGAAAAGAAAAAAGAGCGAGCTATGGTCTATAACACATAGACCATACTCCTCTTTCTTATAGTCTTTTCATTTTGATTTAGTACTAGGCAACGAGTTGCAGGTATAACTTAGGTTATCTGAGGATTATTTCATAATCCTTATTTCCAACCTTCAAAAGTCTCCCAGACTGTTGGAGCAAGACGAGTTAACGACGTCATCAATTAAAACGAATAACTATCTATCATAAAAAAGCCGAGCAATGCCCAGCCTCATGTCCTTCCTGTTGTGACCTAATACTCATTTACATTCAAGATAAATTCTTTGGCTCACTTCGCTCGCTACTTCTCCAACATTGATCGAAAAGCAAATGTACGAATGATATGCCATTTTGGATGAGTATTAATTTGTAAAATCAATTCTCTGGGCCAATCGGTCAATGACCAGAGATCCTACGATGAGGGAGGCGAATTCTCCTACAGCAGTTGTAAACCATGTTGCTAAGAAAGGGGTGCTTGCTAGAAAATACAATTCAAGAGCAATGGTAAACATGGATAAAGAAAAGAAGATAGAAAAGTAGAAAAATGCTTTATTGATTATCCCATTGAAGAGATACTCTTTTTGATATTTTTTAAAGAAATAAACACCTAGTGCTACAAAGACGAGGGTCGACCCTCCACCGACAAAAACATCAATCACTCCAAATCCAATGAAATTCGAAATCATACAGCCAATCGTAACAGCAATAAGATATTTACGATTATAAAAGGCTAAAAAATTCAGCATTTCTGACAAACGGAACTGATAGGCTCCGTAGGAAATCGCATTGAGAGGTGGCGTTACTGTTAACACCACGTAAATCGCCGCAACTAAGGCAATGTGTGCCATGTCACGAACTGTCCATTTTGTTTGATTCATATAAGACTCCTTTGGCGGCTAAACCGCGTGTAATATGCTTGGCTAAAGGAAGGAAGTGCCAAGGGTTGCTAAGATGAGAGGCTGTTGAAAAGTCTCCGCAAAATTAGGACGGTGAGCGCTGGTTCGATGAACCTAGCGAAAACGGACCCCTAAAGGGAGCCAAATCTGTAGGCAGCTAAAGCCACAACACCTTTGTCTCTATTTTGCAAGACTTTTAGCACGAACTCGATTCACAG is a genomic window containing:
- a CDS encoding QueT transporter family protein; this translates as MNQTKWTVRDMAHIALVAAIYVVLTVTPPLNAISYGAYQFRLSEMLNFLAFYNRKYLIAVTIGCMISNFIGFGVIDVFVGGGSTLVFVALGVYFFKKYQKEYLFNGIINKAFFYFSIFFSLSMFTIALELYFLASTPFLATWFTTAVGEFASLIVGSLVIDRLAQRIDFTN